GCCGCAAGGTGCCTTTTGTCCTCTGCCGTCCGACCCGAAGGGTGCGGAGCATGCCCGTTGGGCGAGCTTGCTAGTCCTACGGGCATCGTGCGCAGAGCGGTCAGCGTGTTTTTTTATTCCGGTCGAGTACCACAAACGTACGCGCTGCTGTCCTCATCCGTAAGGTTCGCGTTGCTCACCCAACGGCTGAGGCACTCCCTTCATAAAAAAGCCCGCTTCCTCGGCAGAGAACAAAAAACCCTCTTGCGGCACACCACCTGAAGCTGTGCGTTGGCATGCCGTTTAGCAGAAATTTAGCGCCGCCGGATTCCCGAAGGAACCCGGCGGCGCTTTTCGTTGCGGATATGTCGTGTGCGCGAGGGGCTAGTTGCCGAAGGCCGCGTTGTGCCGCGCCGCAAACTGCTCCGGCGTGAAGGCATGTTCCTGGGTGCCGTAGTGCTCCACGCAAAAGCTGGCGCAGGTGGCGCCCATGCGGGCGGCCTCGGTCACGTCCTTGCCGTCCACCAGCCCCTTGATGAGGCCCGCGCGGTAGGCGTCGCCCGCGCCGGTGGGGTCCAGCACGCGTTCGGCCTTGACGGCGGGCACCAGCACCGGGCTGCCGTTGTCGATGCGCGAGCCGTGCTCGGACATGGTGGTGATGATCCACCCGGTGCGCTCCAGCAGTTCCGCCTTGGTGCGCCCCGTGGCCTTCATTATCATTTCCAGTTCGTAGTCGTTGGTGACCAGCATGTGCGCGCCGCAGATGGCCTCGTACAGTTGGTCGCCGGACAGGGCGGGAATCTGCTGGCCGGGGTCGAAGATGTAGCGCACGCCGCGTTCGCGGAACATGCGCGGCAGGCCCACCATGTCGTCCACGTTGCCGGGCGAGACGATGGCGATGTCCGCCTTGGCGTCCAGCGCGGGGAAGGGGTACTCGCACGGAAAGCGCATGGCCGCCGGGTTGAAGCCGGTGATCTGGTTGTCGCTCTGGTCGGTGGTGATGTAGGCCCCGGCGGTGAACTGGTCGTCCAGCCTGCGGATGCCGTCCTGCGGCAGGCCCAGCCTGTCCAGTTCCTCTGCGTAGCGGTCGAAGTCCTTGCCCACGCAGCACAGGATGTGCGGTGTTTCGCCCAGCAGGGCCAGGTTGTAGGCAATGTTGCCCGCCGTGCCGCCGCGCTTTTCCTCCAGCCGGTCGATCAGAAAGCACACGTTCAGGATGTGTATTTTTTCCGGCAGGATATGGTCCGCGAACTTGCCGGGGAAATTCATGATGCGGTCGTAGGCGATGGACCCGGAAACGTAGATGGACATGCTAGGGCTCCTTGCGGGTTACTTCGTCGATCCAGCCGAGAAAGGCGGCGCTGCCGCCGGTGATGGGCAGGGTTGCCACACAGGGCACCTCGTAGGGGTGCAGTTGCAGCACCGCCTCGGTCAGGGCGGGTACGAGGGCGTCTGTGGTCTTGGCGATGAACGCGGTTTCGGTTTCGGTCTGGATGTCGCCCGCCCAGTGGTAGATGGACCGGATGGACCCCAGCACGTTGACGCACGCGGCAAGGCGGCGTTCCACCAGAATGCGGCCGATGCGCTCGGCTTCTTCCGGGTTCGGGGCCGTCATGTACACGATGACCGCCATGTGGACCTCCTGCGGCGTGGTATGCCGCCCGTGCGCCGTTGGCGTTGATGGTGCGCGGAGGGGCCGCGCGGTGCGGGCGGGCAGCGGGTGCGCGGGATGAAGGCATCCGCGCGCGGCGCGCCGCCCATGTGCATAGCGGAGAAGCCACCGCACGGCAACGCGATGATCGCCGTTACGGCACGGGAATGCCTCGGGACGCTGCCGGGAAGCGCCTTGCGGGGGCGGTGGGTGCGGTGCGAACGAGGAGGGGCGAGCACGAATCCGCGCAGGTGGATGCGGATGACGGCGGATGACGGCGAATGACGAGGGTGACGGGGCGGTGGGACGGGGACGGCAGGGGGCGGCAGAAAATCATGCGCAAGGCATGGGGTGGTCCGGCAGGGCGCGCGGTGCCTTTCGCTTTCGCGTGGTTGCGGGGCGCGGTTCGCCATGGCATATACTGGCCGCCGCGTGGAAACAGGGCGTTGCGCCGCCCGCATGCCTGCCCCCTGCCCGTCGGTGCGGCAGCATGCCGGTCCGCCTGCCCGTCACGGACGCCTTGTCCTTCCGCCTTGCCGCCCGGCAGCCGCCACATCCTTTTTACGGAGCCTTTCATGCAGACCGCCGACCGCGCGGCCAGGGTGCTCGAACTCCTGCGCCTGCGTTACCCTACCCGCGAAACGCATCTGGTGGCCCGGAACGCCTGGGAACTGCTGGTGGCCACGGTGCTGGCCGCCCAGTGCACCGACGTGCGCGTGAACCAGGTCACCCCCGGCCTGTTCAGCCGTTGGCCCGGCCCGGCAGAGCTTGCCCGCGCCACGCAGGAGGAGTTGGAAGAGGTCATCCACTCCACCGGGTTCTACCGCAACAAGGCCACCAACCTGCTGGGCGCGGCCCGTCGCGTGACCGACGTGCACGGCGGCGAGGTGCCCCGCACCATGGCCGAACTGGTGCAACTGCCGGGCGTGGCCCGCAAGACGGCCAACGTGGTGCTGTGGGGGGCCTACGGCATCAACGAAGGCATTGCCGTGGACACCCACGTCAAGCGCATCGCGTTTCGCATGGGCTTCACCGAATCCGTGGACCCGGTGCAGATAGAGCGCGACCTGATGGACCTTTTTCCGCGCGATGCCTGGGGCGACGTGAACCACATGCTGGTATGGTTTGGCCGCCATGTGTGCGATGCGCGCGCCCCGCGCTGCGGCGAATGCGAGATGATCGAGGTCTGCCCGCGCCACGGGGTGGGGCAGAAGCAGGGCGCGGCCACCAAGGTCCGGAAGCCCCGGAGCGGCAAGAGCGGCGGAAAAAGCGACGAGGCGGCGCAGGAGGCCGGAAGTGAAGCCCGGCCCGAAGGAAAAGGGGCGGCGACCGGATTTGGCAAACCCCGCAAGCCCACCATGGGTGGGCGACGGCGGGCTGGTAACGTGGGGCGCTCCGGCAGCAGCGGCGGCAAGCCATGATAACCTCCACCTTCCGCCATCTGCCCGGCGTGGGCGCCGCCTTCGAGGAGCGCCTGTGGCGCGGGGGCTGCCTTACCTGGCAGGACGCCGCCGCGCGCGGCGACATTCCCTGCCGCAAGCACGAGGCAGGCACGTTTGCCCGTGGCATCACCGATTCGCACGAGCGCCTCGCGGCGGGCGATGCCGCGTGGTTCGGCCAGCGCCTGGGCGCGGCGGACCAGTGGCGGCTGTTTGGCGCCTTCCGTCATCAGGCGGCCTACGTGGACATCGAAACCACCGGACTCGGCTGGCCGGAATCGCACATCACCACCATTGCCCTGTGGGACGGGTTCCAGTTGCGCACCTACCGGCATGGCGACAACCTGGAAACCTTCGCCGACGACATCCGCGACTACAAGCTGCTGGTGACCTTCAACGGGCGCGGCTTCGATGCGCCGTTCATCGAGCAGACCTTCCGCCAGAAGCTGGACATGGCCCATCTGGATCTGCGCTGGGTGCTGAAGCCGCTGGGCTATTCCGGCGGGCTGAAGCGGGTGGAGCAGGCCTTCGGACTGGATCGCGGCAACCTCGCCGGGGTGGACGGCTACACCGCCGTGCTGCTGTGGCGCCACTGGCGGAACAGCGGCGATGACCGCGCGCTGGAAACGCTGCTGGCCTACAACGCCGAAGACGTGCTGACCCTGGAGCCGCTGGCGGTGCATGCCTACAATGCCCATCTGGCCGGGCTGCCCGTGCTGCCGGAGCATCCGCTGCCGCAGTGCCTGCGGGCAGAAAATCCCTTTCGCGCCAGCGCCGAGGTGCTGCGCAAGGTGGGCGTGCGGGCGGTGTGACGGTCGTTTCCCGCGCCCTTCAGATGGGCCTGACGGCCTGACGGCCTGACGGCCCCGTTTCCGCATCCCCCTCCATCGGACCGCACTTTCCGGGTGCGGTGGCGAGTGCCCGTTCCTCTTTGCTCTGCCGGTCATTTCCTGCCAGTGTCCTTGCCCGCTCCTACCTCCCGGCCTTCCCCGTCGCACACGCGGCGGCGCTGGCTATATTGTTGCCCCCGATGCGGAAAAACAATTGCCCACGGCGCGCCGTGTGGCATACTGGGCCGCACGTCACGACTTTTCAGGGGGGCACATGAGCCAGACCAACATCCTGCTGGAATCGGGCACCAACGAGCTCGAAATCATCGAATTCTACATCGAGGAAACCCTGCCGGGGGGCGGGGTGTACCGTGGCTACTACGGCATGAACGTGGCCAAGGTGCTGGAGATCATTCGCCGTCCCACGGTCACCGGCGTGCCCAGCAAGCACCATCCGGCGGCGCTGGGCACCTTCAACCTGCGTGGCCGGGTCCTGCCCCTGGTGGACCTGGGCGGGTGGCTGGGCAAGCAAGTGGCGGCCAGTGACGCCCTGAAGGTCATCGTGTCCGAGTTCAGCGGCATGGTCACCGCGTTCCTGGTGTCCGGGGTCACGCGCATCCATCGCCTGAGCTGGAGCCAGGTGGAGGCCCCCGACATGCACATGCAGACCTACAGCGGCCAGTCGGTCATCGGGGTGGTGCGCTTCGAGGACCGCATCGTGTTCCTGCTGGACATGGAAAAGATAGTGGCGTCCATGAACCCCCGGGCGGACATCGGCGCGACGCTGGCGGCGGTGGAGCCGGTGGTGACGCAGGGCGAACAGTGGCACGTGCTCATCGCCGACGATTCCTCGGCCATCCGCAACATGATCGGCAGCACGCTGGAAAAGGCGGGCTTTCGCGTCACCCGCACCAGCAGCGGGCGCGAGGCGTGGGACGTGCTGGTCGACTGGCGCAAGCGTTCGGAAGAAGAGCGCAAGCATATTTACGACTACGTGGACCTGGTGGTGTCGGACATCGAGATGCCCGAGATGGACGGCCACAACCTGACCCGGCGCATCAAGGAAGACCAGGTGCTGCAAAAGCTGCCCGTGGTGCTGTTCTCTTCGCTGATCACCGACGCCCTGCGCCACAAGGGCGCCGCCGTGGGGGCCGACGACCAGATATCCAAGCCCGACCTGCCCGGCCTTACCGAACGGGTGCGGGGCCTTATCGAGCGGTTCCGCCAGGAGGCCAGCGCGGCGTAGGCCTCCTGCGTGTGCGAGGGCGGCGGACCCGGCCCCGAGCACCCCGTCGGACATGTCGTGCGCATCGACTAACGGCGTTCCCATCCTTTCGCGGGTGTGGTAGAGTGCTCCCCGTTTCAGGGGGTTATGCGCCGGATGTTCCGGCATGCACAGGCAGGCGATCCGACCGGAGCAGTTGGACCGCCCGACTCGTGCAGACCGTCCGAGCCGAGCAGGCCGTGTGGCTTGGCAGGCCGCACGGTTGTCGCCACGGCAGGGCAACAGGGGGAAACAGCATGGAACGCAGGCGCCACGCACGCATTTTTCTGAAAGCCTACGGGTTGAACCAGTCCTGCCGGGTGCACATGGACGGCAGGGACCGCATTGCCCAGCTTATCGACATCAGCCCCGGCGGCTCGCGCATGCTGCTGGCCGACGGCAACGCCATGCCCGCACAGGGCGTGCGGGGCACCCTGCTGCGGGGAGAGAATTTCCAACTGGCCTACCTGAAGGACGTGGCCTACACGGTGGCCTGGGTCAGCGGCAGTGAATTCGGGGCCAGCTTCGACGTGGATCT
This genomic window from Nitratidesulfovibrio sp. SRB-5 contains:
- a CDS encoding carbohydrate kinase family protein, encoding MSIYVSGSIAYDRIMNFPGKFADHILPEKIHILNVCFLIDRLEEKRGGTAGNIAYNLALLGETPHILCCVGKDFDRYAEELDRLGLPQDGIRRLDDQFTAGAYITTDQSDNQITGFNPAAMRFPCEYPFPALDAKADIAIVSPGNVDDMVGLPRMFRERGVRYIFDPGQQIPALSGDQLYEAICGAHMLVTNDYELEMIMKATGRTKAELLERTGWIITTMSEHGSRIDNGSPVLVPAVKAERVLDPTGAGDAYRAGLIKGLVDGKDVTEAARMGATCASFCVEHYGTQEHAFTPEQFAARHNAAFGN
- the cutA gene encoding divalent-cation tolerance protein CutA; this encodes MAVIVYMTAPNPEEAERIGRILVERRLAACVNVLGSIRSIYHWAGDIQTETETAFIAKTTDALVPALTEAVLQLHPYEVPCVATLPITGGSAAFLGWIDEVTRKEP
- the nth gene encoding endonuclease III gives rise to the protein MQTADRAARVLELLRLRYPTRETHLVARNAWELLVATVLAAQCTDVRVNQVTPGLFSRWPGPAELARATQEELEEVIHSTGFYRNKATNLLGAARRVTDVHGGEVPRTMAELVQLPGVARKTANVVLWGAYGINEGIAVDTHVKRIAFRMGFTESVDPVQIERDLMDLFPRDAWGDVNHMLVWFGRHVCDARAPRCGECEMIEVCPRHGVGQKQGAATKVRKPRSGKSGGKSDEAAQEAGSEARPEGKGAATGFGKPRKPTMGGRRRAGNVGRSGSSGGKP
- a CDS encoding ribonuclease H-like domain-containing protein, encoding MITSTFRHLPGVGAAFEERLWRGGCLTWQDAAARGDIPCRKHEAGTFARGITDSHERLAAGDAAWFGQRLGAADQWRLFGAFRHQAAYVDIETTGLGWPESHITTIALWDGFQLRTYRHGDNLETFADDIRDYKLLVTFNGRGFDAPFIEQTFRQKLDMAHLDLRWVLKPLGYSGGLKRVEQAFGLDRGNLAGVDGYTAVLLWRHWRNSGDDRALETLLAYNAEDVLTLEPLAVHAYNAHLAGLPVLPEHPLPQCLRAENPFRASAEVLRKVGVRAV
- a CDS encoding chemotaxis protein; the encoded protein is MSQTNILLESGTNELEIIEFYIEETLPGGGVYRGYYGMNVAKVLEIIRRPTVTGVPSKHHPAALGTFNLRGRVLPLVDLGGWLGKQVAASDALKVIVSEFSGMVTAFLVSGVTRIHRLSWSQVEAPDMHMQTYSGQSVIGVVRFEDRIVFLLDMEKIVASMNPRADIGATLAAVEPVVTQGEQWHVLIADDSSAIRNMIGSTLEKAGFRVTRTSSGREAWDVLVDWRKRSEEERKHIYDYVDLVVSDIEMPEMDGHNLTRRIKEDQVLQKLPVVLFSSLITDALRHKGAAVGADDQISKPDLPGLTERVRGLIERFRQEASAA
- a CDS encoding PilZ domain-containing protein, coding for MERRRHARIFLKAYGLNQSCRVHMDGRDRIAQLIDISPGGSRMLLADGNAMPAQGVRGTLLRGENFQLAYLKDVAYTVAWVSGSEFGASFDVDLDASVSGLQADLADLAG